The Streptomyces sp. P9-A4 genome contains a region encoding:
- a CDS encoding serine hydrolase domain-containing protein, with the protein MFAATLLVASVLAPMTAGPAVPAQAVPAHPVHAVTGEGYGEDDLSSGGFGPELTARLDRTIEDVRRKAGIPGVVVGLWMPGKGRYVRATGVADTRTGQPMRVDTRIRIGSETKTFTVTALLELVDEGRIRLDDPISDYIRGVPNGDNITLRHLAEMRSGLFPYTADPDFVHDLLSRPERPFNPWEAVSYGYRHANTFAPGAKFQYSNSNLVLLGLVVEKVGGRPLGAFLHERVVRPAGLRHTFLPKGAEFPEPHAHGYTDQTLSGEVADATDWNPSWAWAAGGMISDLRDLRRWAKVLATGELLSPAVQAQRLKTLPTGFPGTSYGLGILETNGWIGHNGSIPGYETVTVYLPSQKATLVVMINTDSLSEGQEPSTLLARAITSVVTPKNVYAGGITPR; encoded by the coding sequence TTGTTCGCCGCGACGCTGCTCGTGGCGTCGGTGCTGGCCCCGATGACGGCGGGCCCCGCCGTACCCGCGCAGGCCGTGCCCGCCCACCCCGTCCATGCCGTGACCGGCGAGGGCTACGGCGAGGACGACCTCTCCTCCGGCGGGTTCGGCCCGGAGCTGACCGCCCGTCTGGACCGGACGATCGAGGACGTCCGCAGGAAGGCGGGCATCCCCGGTGTCGTCGTCGGGCTGTGGATGCCCGGCAAGGGAAGGTACGTGCGCGCCACCGGCGTCGCCGACACCCGTACCGGGCAGCCGATGCGCGTCGACACCCGTATCCGGATCGGCAGCGAGACCAAGACGTTCACGGTGACCGCGCTGCTCGAGCTCGTGGACGAAGGGAGGATCCGGCTGGACGACCCGATCTCGGACTACATCCGGGGCGTCCCCAACGGGGACAACATCACACTGCGCCATCTCGCGGAGATGCGCAGCGGGTTGTTCCCCTACACCGCCGACCCCGACTTCGTCCACGATCTGCTGAGCCGGCCGGAGCGCCCGTTCAACCCGTGGGAGGCGGTCTCCTACGGGTACCGGCACGCGAACACCTTCGCTCCGGGCGCGAAGTTCCAGTACTCCAACAGCAATCTGGTGCTGCTCGGACTGGTCGTCGAGAAGGTCGGCGGCCGGCCGCTCGGCGCATTCCTCCACGAGCGGGTGGTCCGCCCGGCCGGGCTGCGGCACACGTTCCTCCCGAAGGGCGCCGAGTTCCCCGAGCCGCACGCGCACGGGTACACCGACCAGACGCTGAGCGGCGAGGTCGCTGACGCCACGGACTGGAACCCCAGTTGGGCCTGGGCGGCCGGCGGGATGATCTCGGACCTGCGCGACCTGCGCCGCTGGGCCAAGGTCCTCGCCACCGGGGAGCTGCTGAGTCCCGCGGTCCAGGCGCAGCGGCTCAAGACGCTGCCGACCGGTTTCCCGGGCACCAGCTACGGCCTCGGGATCCTTGAGACGAACGGGTGGATCGGGCACAACGGCTCGATCCCGGGGTACGAGACCGTGACGGTCTATCTGCCCTCGCAGAAGGCCACCCTGGTCGTCATGATCAACACGGACAGCCTCAGCGAGGGCCAGGAGCCGTCGACGCTGCTCGCCCGCGCGATCACCTCGGTCGTCACCCCGAAGAACGTCTATGCCGGCGGGATCACCCCGCGCTAG
- a CDS encoding ABC transporter permease translates to MKRSGVRRTPRARTPVTLVVPALLAVAFLTLPLIGVLVRTEWDELADHLTSPGTVEALRLSLIVSFWALGLSLLLGVPLAWLLARVHFPGKAVVRSLVLLPMVLPPTVGGVALLLAFGRRGLLGPWLEGTFGITLPFHTSGAVLAATFVAMPFLVISLEGALGGLRPRYEETAASLGAPPVRVFFTVTLPMVAPGLIAGAALTWARALGEFGATITFAGNLPGTTQTLPLQVYLLLQDEPEAATSVSLLLLAIAMAVLIALRGRWTGTPADRRARRPAPDTGDELGPAALPVPVTRPSPGFSPEADKPQEKQPYEEQRWALHADVTGFTRLTLDAGPGTTIAVVGPNGAGKTTLLRALLGLTPRAHARLRLGDTDVTDLPPHRRHVAWVPQDGALFPHMSALANTAYGLRAQGVPRAEARREAGTWLDRLGVGHLAHRRPAQLSGGQAQRVALARALAARPRLLVLDEPLAALDQTTRAHVRHTLRTHLAGFGGVCLIVTHDPVEAVSLAQRVLVLDEGRALQDDSPTEVTRHPRSPWVARMLGRNAWPGTATPEGLSLDGGGTLVAAEPPAAGTPALAIVAPEAVSLHRERPGGSPRNVWPGTVREITTSGSRLRVLVASDLAPDLVAEITPQAAAELGLADGVSVWTSVKATEATIVPL, encoded by the coding sequence ATGAAACGATCAGGCGTCCGCCGTACGCCCCGAGCCCGCACGCCCGTCACCCTCGTCGTGCCCGCGCTCCTCGCCGTGGCGTTCCTGACGCTCCCCCTGATCGGCGTCCTCGTACGGACCGAATGGGACGAACTCGCCGACCACCTCACCTCGCCCGGGACCGTCGAGGCGCTCCGTCTCTCGCTGATCGTGTCGTTCTGGGCCCTGGGACTCTCGCTGCTGCTCGGCGTCCCGCTCGCCTGGCTGCTCGCCCGCGTGCACTTCCCCGGCAAGGCGGTCGTGCGTTCCCTCGTCCTGCTGCCGATGGTGCTGCCGCCCACGGTCGGCGGTGTGGCCCTGCTGCTCGCCTTCGGCCGGCGCGGACTGCTGGGGCCGTGGCTTGAGGGCACCTTCGGCATCACCCTGCCGTTCCACACCTCGGGGGCCGTCCTCGCGGCCACCTTCGTCGCGATGCCCTTCCTCGTCATCAGCCTGGAGGGCGCCCTCGGCGGGCTGCGGCCCCGGTACGAGGAGACCGCCGCGTCTCTCGGCGCCCCGCCGGTACGGGTCTTCTTCACCGTCACCCTGCCGATGGTCGCGCCCGGTCTGATCGCGGGCGCGGCCCTCACCTGGGCGCGGGCGCTCGGCGAGTTCGGGGCCACCATCACCTTCGCGGGCAACCTGCCGGGGACCACGCAGACCCTGCCCCTCCAGGTCTATCTGCTGCTCCAGGACGAGCCGGAGGCCGCGACCTCCGTCTCCCTGCTGCTGCTCGCCATCGCGATGGCCGTCCTGATCGCCCTGCGCGGGCGCTGGACGGGGACCCCGGCCGACCGCCGTGCCCGCCGCCCCGCACCGGACACGGGTGACGAACTCGGCCCGGCCGCCCTGCCCGTACCGGTGACGCGGCCCTCGCCCGGCTTCTCTCCTGAAGCGGACAAACCGCAGGAGAAGCAGCCGTACGAGGAACAGCGCTGGGCCCTCCACGCCGACGTCACCGGCTTCACCCGGCTCACCCTCGACGCGGGACCCGGCACCACCATCGCCGTCGTCGGCCCCAACGGCGCGGGCAAGACCACCCTCCTGCGCGCCCTCCTCGGGCTCACCCCCCGCGCCCACGCCAGGCTCCGGCTCGGCGACACCGACGTCACCGACCTGCCCCCGCACCGGCGGCACGTCGCCTGGGTGCCCCAGGACGGCGCGCTCTTCCCGCACATGAGCGCCCTCGCGAACACCGCGTACGGGCTGCGCGCCCAGGGCGTCCCGCGTGCGGAGGCCCGACGGGAGGCGGGCACCTGGCTCGACCGGCTCGGCGTGGGCCATCTGGCGCACCGCCGGCCCGCGCAGCTCTCCGGCGGCCAGGCCCAACGCGTCGCCCTCGCGCGGGCGCTGGCCGCGCGGCCCCGGCTGCTCGTCCTCGACGAGCCGCTCGCCGCGCTCGACCAGACGACCCGGGCGCATGTACGGCACACCCTGCGCACCCATCTCGCCGGTTTCGGCGGGGTCTGCCTCATCGTCACCCACGACCCGGTCGAGGCCGTGTCCCTGGCGCAGCGCGTCCTGGTGCTCGACGAGGGGCGCGCCCTCCAGGACGACTCGCCCACCGAGGTGACCCGGCACCCCCGGTCGCCCTGGGTCGCCCGGATGCTCGGGCGCAACGCCTGGCCGGGAACGGCGACCCCGGAGGGCCTCTCCCTCGACGGGGGCGGGACGCTCGTCGCCGCCGAACCGCCGGCGGCGGGCACCCCGGCCCTGGCGATCGTCGCGCCCGAGGCGGTGTCGCTGCACCGGGAGCGGCCCGGCGGCAGCCCCCGTAACGTCTGGCCCGGCACCGTACGGGAGATCACGACGAGCGGCAGCAGGCTGCGGGTGCTGGTCGCCTCGGACCTGGCGCCCGATCTCGTCGCCGAGATCACCCCGCAGGCGGCGGCCGAACTCGGTCTCGCCGACGGGGTGTCCGTGTGGACCAGCGTGAAGGCGACCGAGGCGACGATCGTTCCGCTGTGA
- the modA gene encoding molybdate ABC transporter substrate-binding protein — protein MSLALTFTRRRTAAAVLTTALLVPLAACGNDSEKDTAGSTAPGSPPSGSASAAPAADLTVLAAASLTDVFKTAGAAYEKSHPGTKITFSFAGSQELVAQVAQGSPADALVTADTKSMDKVKGDTGTPTVIAKNRLVIATGEGNPFKVDELKDLADTKLKVVLAAPEVPAGKYSKKILDAQKITVKAVSQEPNVRAVLSKVELGEADAGLVYKTDAESAKDKVDAVEIPDAQNAIAEYPAATVKGSEHAEAAAAFVAWLSSPEAQKILQDAGFQKP, from the coding sequence ATGTCCCTCGCGCTCACCTTCACCAGACGCCGCACCGCCGCCGCCGTCCTCACCACGGCCCTCCTCGTCCCGCTCGCCGCCTGCGGCAACGACTCCGAGAAGGACACCGCGGGCTCCACCGCCCCCGGCTCCCCGCCCTCCGGCTCCGCGAGCGCCGCACCCGCCGCCGACCTGACGGTCCTCGCCGCGGCCTCCCTCACCGATGTCTTCAAGACCGCCGGTGCCGCGTACGAGAAGTCCCACCCCGGCACGAAGATCACCTTCTCCTTCGCCGGTTCCCAGGAGCTCGTCGCCCAGGTCGCCCAGGGGTCGCCCGCCGACGCCCTGGTCACCGCCGACACCAAGAGCATGGACAAGGTGAAGGGCGACACCGGCACCCCGACGGTCATCGCGAAGAACCGGCTCGTCATCGCCACCGGCGAGGGCAACCCGTTCAAGGTCGACGAGCTGAAGGACCTGGCCGACACCAAGCTGAAGGTCGTCCTCGCCGCGCCCGAGGTCCCGGCCGGCAAGTACAGCAAGAAGATCCTCGACGCCCAGAAGATCACGGTGAAGGCGGTCTCCCAGGAGCCCAACGTCCGTGCCGTCCTCAGCAAGGTCGAGCTGGGTGAGGCCGACGCGGGCCTCGTCTACAAGACGGACGCCGAGAGCGCCAAGGACAAGGTCGACGCCGTCGAGATCCCCGACGCGCAGAACGCCATCGCCGAGTACCCCGCCGCCACCGTCAAGGGCTCCGAGCACGCCGAGGCCGCCGCCGCCTTCGTCGCCTGGCTGTCCTCGCCCGAGGCGCAGAAGATCCTCCAGGACGCGGGCTTCCAGAAGCCGTAA
- a CDS encoding TioE family transcriptional regulator codes for MGQSLQNPQSLQNPQSLRSPRSGTRLRPVDLARAHGLSTQAVRNYEEAGILPAAARTPHGYRTYTPLHAGALRAFLALVPGHGHGTASAILRAVNEGAADEAFRLIDESHAQLLDDRRTLQAVERALRDLDPTAAVSAPAVSSLAGPGGVFIGPLAAKLGIRPATLRVWERAGLVRPRRDPRTGYRVYDEAAVRDARLTHQLRRGGHLLEQIAPLITQVRTAGGLEPLEATLRDWHDRLSARARSMLTGAAALEAYLRERG; via the coding sequence ATGGGGCAGAGCCTTCAAAACCCTCAAAGCCTTCAAAACCCTCAAAGCCTTCGAAGCCCACGCAGCGGTACGCGGCTCAGGCCGGTGGATCTGGCTCGCGCGCACGGCCTGTCCACACAGGCGGTCAGGAACTACGAGGAGGCCGGCATCCTCCCGGCCGCCGCCCGCACCCCCCACGGCTACCGCACCTACACGCCGCTGCACGCGGGCGCCCTGCGCGCCTTCCTCGCCCTGGTGCCCGGGCACGGCCACGGAACGGCGTCGGCGATCCTGCGGGCCGTGAACGAGGGCGCGGCCGACGAGGCCTTCCGTCTCATCGACGAGAGCCACGCCCAGCTTCTCGACGACCGACGCACCCTCCAGGCAGTGGAACGCGCACTCCGCGACCTGGACCCCACGGCGGCCGTGTCCGCCCCGGCCGTCTCGTCCCTGGCCGGGCCCGGCGGTGTGTTCATCGGGCCGCTCGCGGCGAAGCTCGGGATCCGGCCCGCGACGCTGCGCGTCTGGGAGCGGGCCGGGCTCGTGCGCCCGCGCCGTGACCCCCGGACCGGGTACCGGGTCTACGACGAGGCCGCTGTACGGGACGCCCGGCTGACCCACCAGCTGAGACGGGGCGGCCACCTGCTGGAGCAGATCGCCCCGCTGATCACCCAGGTGCGAACGGCGGGCGGGCTGGAGCCGCTGGAGGCCACCCTGCGCGACTGGCACGACCGGCTGTCCGCCCGGGCCCGGTCGATGCTGACCGGGGCGGCGGCACTGGAGGCGTACCTCCGCGAACGCGGCTGA
- a CDS encoding erythromycin esterase family protein, translating into MASDTPLSVPFDGPAVMRLLPARPRLLALGEPTHGEDALLDVRNELFRYLVEHEGHRTIALETDCLRGLVVDDHVTSGAGTLDEVMENGFSHGWGDFAANRELVRWMRAHNEGRPASERLRFAGFDGPLEITAAAAPRQALTALHGYLAARVDAYLLPCTAETLDRLLGPDDRWTEPAAMMDPARSVGRSAEAGELRLLADDLVALLDERTPHLIAESSPGEWDRACLYGRTATGLLRYHSWMADDSPARLTRLVGLRDRMMADNLLALAARGPVFVHGHNTHLQREKSGMRFGGTPLEWWGAGALVNARLGEEYAFVATALGTIRHQGVGAPPPDTVEGLLYALPEDRAAVDTSRLAATLTDARPEPRESPWFGYAPLDPAHLPTMDALVFVRDVVR; encoded by the coding sequence ATGGCTTCCGACACCCCTCTCTCCGTTCCCTTCGACGGCCCCGCCGTCATGAGGCTGCTCCCCGCCCGGCCCCGGCTGCTCGCCCTCGGCGAGCCCACCCACGGCGAGGACGCCCTCCTCGACGTGCGCAACGAGCTGTTCCGCTACCTCGTCGAGCACGAGGGCCACCGGACGATCGCCCTGGAGACCGACTGCCTGCGGGGCCTGGTCGTGGACGACCACGTCACCTCGGGTGCCGGCACCCTCGACGAGGTCATGGAGAACGGGTTCAGCCACGGCTGGGGCGATTTCGCCGCCAACCGCGAACTCGTGCGCTGGATGCGCGCCCACAACGAAGGCCGGCCCGCCTCCGAGAGGCTTCGCTTCGCCGGCTTCGACGGCCCACTGGAGATCACCGCCGCCGCCGCTCCGCGGCAGGCCCTCACCGCACTCCACGGTTATCTCGCGGCCCGGGTGGACGCGTACCTGCTCCCCTGCACGGCGGAGACCCTCGACCGTCTGCTCGGGCCCGACGACCGGTGGACCGAACCCGCAGCGATGATGGACCCGGCCCGGTCCGTGGGACGGTCGGCCGAGGCCGGGGAGCTGCGGCTGCTCGCCGACGATCTGGTGGCGCTGCTCGACGAGCGGACACCGCACCTGATCGCGGAGAGCTCGCCGGGGGAGTGGGACCGGGCGTGCCTGTACGGGCGCACCGCCACCGGCCTGCTGCGCTACCACTCCTGGATGGCCGACGACTCCCCGGCCCGGCTGACCCGCCTGGTGGGCCTGCGCGACCGGATGATGGCCGACAACCTCCTCGCCCTCGCCGCCCGCGGCCCGGTGTTCGTCCACGGCCACAACACCCATCTCCAGCGGGAGAAGAGCGGCATGCGGTTCGGCGGGACGCCGCTGGAGTGGTGGGGCGCGGGCGCGCTGGTGAACGCCCGGCTCGGTGAGGAGTACGCCTTCGTGGCCACGGCCCTCGGCACGATCCGGCACCAGGGCGTCGGCGCACCGCCGCCGGACACCGTCGAAGGACTCCTGTACGCCCTCCCGGAGGACCGCGCGGCCGTCGACACGTCCCGGCTCGCCGCCACCCTGACCGACGCACGGCCCGAGCCCCGCGAATCACCCTGGTTCGGCTACGCCCCACTGGACCCGGCCCACCTGCCGACCATGGACGCCCTGGTGTTCGTCAGGGACGTCGTGCGATGA
- a CDS encoding DF family (seleno)protein produces the protein MDIELLYFAGCPNRHTIRERLDRALVLAGHAGQEVTLLPVETEEQARAQRFPGSPTIRVDGRDPFPVASESYGLTCRVYATPEGLAGSPTVDALVQALADASKPGR, from the coding sequence GTGGACATCGAACTGCTCTACTTCGCGGGCTGCCCGAACCGGCACACCATCAGGGAACGGCTCGACCGGGCACTCGTTCTCGCGGGGCACGCGGGCCAGGAGGTGACCCTGCTCCCCGTGGAGACCGAGGAGCAGGCGCGCGCCCAGCGGTTCCCCGGCTCGCCGACCATCCGTGTCGACGGCCGCGATCCCTTCCCCGTCGCGTCCGAGAGCTACGGCCTCACCTGCCGGGTCTACGCCACCCCGGAGGGCCTGGCGGGCTCGCCCACCGTGGACGCGCTCGTCCAGGCACTCGCGGACGCGTCGAAGCCGGGCCGCTGA
- a CDS encoding NAD(P)/FAD-dependent oxidoreductase, whose amino-acid sequence MTKPGTAGDEYDVVISGAGLAGSAAAILLARRGVRVALLERRSDPAAYKVLCTHSLTANAHPVLDELGLLPALEKAGAVRNEARWYTRWGWIEPRAAPTGPELPHAYNIRRSVLDPLIRSRAAETPGVDLLLGHQVTGLLREDGHRGRTAGVRASTSGGEREIRARLVVGADGKDSPVAKFAGLPTRTYENGRFGYLAHFRDLPLRGGIGQTWFLEPDMAYAFPNDDGVTVLAVLPDKARLPAFREDLEGSFLDFVRALPEAPPVDAAERVSKIIGTIDYPLLSREPTAPGLALVGDAALTGDPLWGVGCGWALQSARWLAEEVAPAAAGRGDLDRSLLRYARVHRRRLRPHQYLAADFAKGRPFNPVERLVFSAAARDEAVARHMYLFASRLIGPLRFLSPAALARAAVVDIRHRGAAAPTVPTTR is encoded by the coding sequence ATGACCAAGCCTGGGACCGCGGGGGACGAGTACGACGTCGTCATCAGCGGAGCGGGCCTCGCCGGCAGCGCCGCGGCGATCCTGCTCGCCCGCCGAGGCGTCCGCGTCGCCCTGCTGGAACGCCGCTCGGACCCCGCCGCGTACAAGGTGCTGTGCACCCACTCCCTCACGGCCAACGCCCACCCGGTCCTGGACGAACTCGGCCTCCTGCCCGCCCTGGAGAAGGCCGGAGCCGTCCGCAACGAGGCCCGCTGGTACACCCGTTGGGGATGGATCGAACCGAGGGCCGCGCCGACCGGACCCGAGCTGCCCCACGCGTACAACATCCGGCGCAGCGTCCTCGATCCGCTCATCAGGTCCCGCGCGGCGGAGACCCCCGGCGTCGATCTGCTCCTCGGCCACCAGGTGACCGGGCTGCTCCGGGAGGACGGGCACCGGGGGCGTACGGCCGGGGTGCGCGCGTCGACGTCCGGGGGCGAGCGGGAGATCCGGGCCCGCCTCGTGGTCGGCGCCGACGGCAAGGACTCGCCCGTGGCGAAGTTCGCCGGACTGCCCACCCGGACGTACGAGAACGGACGGTTCGGCTATCTCGCCCACTTCCGCGACCTCCCGCTGCGCGGCGGGATCGGCCAGACGTGGTTCCTCGAACCCGACATGGCGTACGCCTTCCCGAACGACGACGGGGTGACCGTCCTCGCCGTCCTCCCGGACAAGGCGCGCCTGCCGGCCTTCCGGGAGGACCTGGAGGGCAGCTTCCTCGACTTCGTCCGCGCCCTGCCCGAAGCGCCGCCCGTCGACGCCGCCGAGCGCGTATCGAAGATCATCGGCACGATCGACTACCCGCTCCTCAGCCGCGAACCGACCGCGCCGGGCCTCGCGCTCGTCGGTGACGCCGCCCTGACCGGCGACCCCCTGTGGGGCGTGGGATGCGGATGGGCCCTGCAGTCCGCGCGCTGGCTGGCGGAGGAGGTCGCCCCGGCGGCGGCCGGTCGCGGCGACCTCGACCGGTCGCTCCTGCGGTACGCGCGCGTGCACCGGCGCCGGCTGCGCCCGCACCAGTACCTGGCCGCCGACTTCGCGAAGGGGCGCCCGTTCAACCCCGTGGAGCGGCTGGTGTTCTCGGCGGCGGCACGCGACGAGGCGGTGGCACGCCACATGTACCTGTTCGCCTCACGGCTGATCGGCCCCCTGCGCTTCCTGAGCCCGGCGGCGCTGGCCAGGGCGGCGGTCGTCGACATCAGGCACCGCGGGGCGGCGGCGCCGACCGTACCGACGACGCGCTGA
- the gdhA gene encoding NADP-specific glutamate dehydrogenase, with product MNVSSHIEAVYEEVRRRNPGEAEFHQAAAEVLDSLAPALERHPEYAETGILERLVEPERQLIFRVPWVDDQGKVRVNRGFRVEFSSALGPYKGGLRFHPSVNLGIVKFLGFEQIFKNALTGMAIGGGKGGSDFDPKGRSDGEVMRFCQSFMTELYRHLGEHTDVPAGDIGVGGREIGYLFGQYKRITNRYESGVLTGKAVGWGGSHVRTEATGYGAVYFAQEMLATRGEGFDGRRVVVSGSGNVAVYAVEKVHALGGRVVACSDSSGYLVDEDGIDLELLKDLKEVRRARISDYAEAKPAARFSDRGTVYDVPCDIALPCATQNEVRREDAVALVKNGVRAVAEGANMPCTPEAVELFREAGVLFGPGKAANAGGVATSGLEMQQNAARDSWTFEQTEARLSAVMRDVHTDCRATAEAYGGNADDYVLGANVAGFLRVAEAMAAQGVI from the coding sequence ATGAACGTCAGCTCACACATCGAGGCCGTCTACGAAGAGGTCCGCCGGCGCAACCCCGGGGAGGCGGAGTTCCACCAGGCGGCCGCCGAGGTGCTCGACTCCCTGGCCCCGGCCCTCGAACGGCACCCCGAGTACGCCGAGACCGGCATCCTCGAACGACTGGTCGAGCCCGAGCGGCAGCTGATCTTCCGGGTCCCATGGGTGGACGACCAGGGCAAGGTGCGGGTCAACCGGGGTTTCCGGGTGGAGTTCAGCAGCGCCCTCGGCCCGTACAAGGGCGGCCTCCGCTTCCACCCGAGCGTCAACCTCGGCATCGTGAAGTTCCTCGGCTTCGAGCAGATCTTCAAGAACGCGCTGACCGGGATGGCGATCGGCGGCGGCAAGGGCGGCTCCGACTTCGACCCCAAGGGCCGCTCGGACGGTGAGGTCATGCGGTTCTGCCAGTCCTTCATGACCGAGCTCTACCGACACCTGGGCGAGCACACCGACGTTCCGGCCGGTGACATCGGCGTGGGCGGGCGCGAGATCGGCTACCTCTTCGGCCAGTACAAGCGGATCACCAACCGTTACGAGTCCGGCGTCCTCACCGGCAAGGCGGTGGGCTGGGGCGGCTCGCACGTGCGCACCGAGGCCACCGGGTACGGCGCGGTGTACTTCGCGCAGGAGATGCTCGCCACACGCGGGGAGGGATTCGACGGGCGCCGGGTGGTCGTCTCCGGTTCCGGGAACGTGGCCGTGTACGCCGTGGAGAAGGTCCACGCCCTCGGCGGTCGCGTGGTGGCGTGCAGCGACTCCTCCGGCTACCTCGTCGACGAGGACGGCATCGACCTGGAGCTGCTCAAGGACCTCAAGGAGGTGCGCCGGGCCCGGATCTCCGACTACGCCGAGGCGAAGCCGGCCGCGCGCTTCTCGGACCGGGGCACGGTCTACGACGTGCCGTGCGACATCGCACTGCCCTGCGCGACCCAGAACGAGGTGCGCCGCGAGGACGCCGTGGCCCTGGTCAAGAACGGGGTCCGCGCCGTCGCCGAGGGCGCGAACATGCCCTGCACCCCCGAGGCGGTGGAGCTGTTCCGCGAGGCGGGCGTCCTCTTCGGCCCCGGAAAGGCCGCGAACGCGGGCGGCGTGGCCACCTCGGGCCTGGAGATGCAGCAGAACGCGGCGCGCGACAGCTGGACCTTCGAGCAGACCGAGGCCCGCCTCTCCGCCGTCATGCGCGATGTCCACACCGACTGCCGGGCGACGGCGGAGGCGTACGGCGGCAACGCGGACGACTACGTGCTCGGCGCGAACGTGGCCGGATTCCTGCGGGTCGCGGAGGCGATGGCGGCGCAGGGCGTCATCTGA